The genomic stretch CCGTCGGCGGCCACTGCAAATACCGCCACTGTGCCTGCCCGTGACGGCCAGCAAGTGGCCAAGGCCTTCGCTGTGCCGGACACCGGTCTGCGCATTGTCGGGCGCGCCGTGGCCCAGCCACCGCTGGCGCCGAAAAAAGCTTTTGCCGACAGCGACGAGTTCGTCGCCACCATGCTGCCGATGGCCGAGCAGGCGGCCAAACGCATTGGTATCGACCCACGCTACCTGGTGGCGCAGGCCGCCTTGGAAACCGGTTGGGGCAAGTCGGTCATGCGCAACACCGATGGCAGCAGCAGCCACAACCTGTTCGGCATCAAGGCGACCGGTAATTGGGAAGGCGGCGAGGCGCGGGCGATCACCAGCGAGTTCCGCGATGGCCAGTTCGTCAAGGAAACGGCGGCGTTCCGCTCCTACGATTCCTACCAGGACAGCTTCCACGATCTGGTCAGCCTGCTACAGAACAATTCGCGCTATCAAGATGCGGTGAAGGCCGCCGATAAACCGGAACAGTTCGTGCAAGAGTTGCAAAAGGCCGGGTACGCCACCGACCCGAATTACGCCAGCAAGATCTCGCAGATCGCAAGACAGATGAAGTCGTACGAGCACTACGCAATGCTCGATACCGCAACGAAACTTTAAGGGCATGGAACCATGGCGAGTCTGATCAACATTGGTATGTCGGGGCTTGGCGCCGCGCAATCGGGGATGTACACCCTCGGTAACAACATCGCCAACGCCGATGTCGAAAGCTACTCGCGCCAGCAGAACGTGCAGAAGACCAAGGGCGGCCAGCAGGTCGGCCAGGTGTTCATTGGCAGTGGTACCACCCTGGCGGATGTGCGCCGGGTTTACAACGCGTTCCTCGAGAACCAGCTGCGCAGCACCACCTCGCTGAGCAGCGATGCCAGCTCGTACCTGAACCAGATCACGCCGCTGGACACCGCCCTGTCGAGCAGCGACACCGGTATCACTGCTGCCCTGAAAAGCTTCTTCAGCGCCATGCAGGATGCTGCCGCCAAGCCGACCGAGGACGCCTCGCGCCAACTGCTGCTGACCAGCGCGCAGTCCCTGGCCAAGCGCTTCAACACCCTGTCGGCGCAGCTCAACCAGCAGAACAGCGACATCAACGCCAACATGGCGTCGATGGCTGATCAGGTGAATAACCTGACCAAGACCATCGCTGAGCTCAACGACCAGATTTCCCGCGTCAGCTCCATCTCCGGCCAGCCCAACGACCTGCTCGACCAGCGCGATGGTGCAGTGCGTGAGCTGAGCAAGTTGATTGGCACCGATGTGGTCGAGCGTGAAGGCAACTACGACATCTACCTGAAGAACGGCCAGGCCCTGGTACTGGGCAAGACGACCCAGACCTTGGGTGTGGAGCCGAGCGCGACCGACCCGACCCGCATGAGTCTTATCCTCAATCGCGGCTCGACCAAGATGGACATCACCAGCAGCGCCAGCGGTGGCGAGCTGGGCGGCTTGATCCGTTACCGCAAGGAAACCCTCGACCCCGCGCTCAACGAGCTGGGCCGCGTGGCCCTGGTGGTGGCGGATGCGATCAACAGCCAGCTGGCCCAAGGCATCGACAAGAACGGTGAGTTCGGTGCCACCCTGTTCGGTGACATCAACAGCGCCGCGGCCATCAGCCAGCGCAGTGTCGCCAAGACCGGCAACAGCGCCGGCTCCGGCAACCTCGACGTGACCATCAAGGACACCGGCAAGCTGAGCACCAGCGACTACCAGGTGACCTTCACCAGCGCCACTGGCTACAGCGTGCGCAAGTTGCCTGAAGGCACCGACATGGGCAGCTTCGACCTCACCGACACGCCGCCTCCGGTAATCGACGGTTTCACCCTGTCGCTCAATGGCGGTGGCCTCAGTGCTGGTGACAGCTTCAAGATCACCCCGACCCGCAATGCGGCCGCAGGAATCGATACTGTCCTGACCGACCCAAAGCGCCTGGCCTTGGCTTCGCCGCTGACCGCTACCAATGGATCGGGCAACAAAGGTACCGGCGTCATCACCCAGCCGACGCTGACCTCGGAAATGGACATCTATGACGCCGCCCAGCGTTCGCAACTGCAGACGGGCCTGAAGTATTCGACCCCGGTCAAACTGGTGTTTGGCGACGACACCAGCTCGCCCCAGGCCTACAAGATGTACGACGCCAAGGGCACCGAGATCGGCAGCGGCACCATCGTGCCGGGCCAGGAAAACAAGCTGCAACTGTCGGTGCCGATGGTTGATGGCAGCGGCAATCCGCTGGGTGGCAACTTCACCTTCGAGATGAGCGTTTCTGGTGCGCCGAAAAATGGCGACAGCTATACCGTCGCGCTGGCCGGCGCAGGCTCGGCGGACAACCGCAACGCCCAGTCGGTGATCGACCTGCAGACCAAGTCCACGGTCGAGGTGGGTGCCGACGGCAAGGGCATCAGCTTAACCGATGCCTACGCCAAGCTGGTCTCTAACGTTGGCGGCAAGGCCGGACAGGCACAAATGGACAGTGATGCGACCAACGCGCTGCACACCTCCGCGCTGGACAGCCGCAATGGCCTGTCGGGCGTGTCGATCGATGAAGAGACCGGCAATCTGATCAAGTTTCAGCAGTACTACACCGCGTCGTCGCAGATCATCAAGGCGGCCCAGGAAACCTTCGCCACCCTGATCAACAGTCTTTAAGGAGCCGTAGATCGTGAGCGTACGCATTTCTACTTCGCAGTTCTACAACACCAACAGTGCCAACTATCAGAGCAACTTTGCCAAGGCGGTGAAGACTCAGCAGGAAGCCAGCGATGGTATCCGCGTGCGCTCTGGCAAGGACGATCCGGTGGGCGCGGCGCGTTTGCTGCAGCTTGAGCAGCAGCAGAACATGCTCAAGCAATACAGCGGCAACATCGTCAATGTGCGCAACGCCCTGGGCACTGCCGAGAGCACCCTGAACTCCATTGGCACCATTCTGCAGCGCGTCAACGAGCTTGCGGTGAGCTCGGGTAACGGTACGTTCACCGACGCCGATCGCAAGGCCAATGCCGATGAACTGGCGTCGCTGGAAGACCAGTTGTTCTCGTTGATGAACAGCAAGGACGAGAACGGCAAGTACATTTTCTCTGGT from Pseudomonas putida encodes the following:
- the flgJ gene encoding flagellar assembly peptidoglycan hydrolase FlgJ, whose amino-acid sequence is MNSKSLVSGGADSGAYTDLNRLSSLKHGDRDSDANVRKVAQEFESLFISEMLKASRKASDVLADDNPMNTETVKQYRDMYDQQLAVSMSREGGGIGLQDVLVRQLSKKKAGQASTSPFPRIEGNAPALWGNKVAEPVHATQSTATRNDVAALNSRRLALPSKLTDRLLAGIVPSAATANTATVPARDGQQVAKAFAVPDTGLRIVGRAVAQPPLAPKKAFADSDEFVATMLPMAEQAAKRIGIDPRYLVAQAALETGWGKSVMRNTDGSSSHNLFGIKATGNWEGGEARAITSEFRDGQFVKETAAFRSYDSYQDSFHDLVSLLQNNSRYQDAVKAADKPEQFVQELQKAGYATDPNYASKISQIARQMKSYEHYAMLDTATKL
- the flgK gene encoding flagellar hook-associated protein FlgK, producing MASLINIGMSGLGAAQSGMYTLGNNIANADVESYSRQQNVQKTKGGQQVGQVFIGSGTTLADVRRVYNAFLENQLRSTTSLSSDASSYLNQITPLDTALSSSDTGITAALKSFFSAMQDAAAKPTEDASRQLLLTSAQSLAKRFNTLSAQLNQQNSDINANMASMADQVNNLTKTIAELNDQISRVSSISGQPNDLLDQRDGAVRELSKLIGTDVVEREGNYDIYLKNGQALVLGKTTQTLGVEPSATDPTRMSLILNRGSTKMDITSSASGGELGGLIRYRKETLDPALNELGRVALVVADAINSQLAQGIDKNGEFGATLFGDINSAAAISQRSVAKTGNSAGSGNLDVTIKDTGKLSTSDYQVTFTSATGYSVRKLPEGTDMGSFDLTDTPPPVIDGFTLSLNGGGLSAGDSFKITPTRNAAAGIDTVLTDPKRLALASPLTATNGSGNKGTGVITQPTLTSEMDIYDAAQRSQLQTGLKYSTPVKLVFGDDTSSPQAYKMYDAKGTEIGSGTIVPGQENKLQLSVPMVDGSGNPLGGNFTFEMSVSGAPKNGDSYTVALAGAGSADNRNAQSVIDLQTKSTVEVGADGKGISLTDAYAKLVSNVGGKAGQAQMDSDATNALHTSALDSRNGLSGVSIDEETGNLIKFQQYYTASSQIIKAAQETFATLINSL